A window of the Eleutherodactylus coqui strain aEleCoq1 chromosome 8, aEleCoq1.hap1, whole genome shotgun sequence genome harbors these coding sequences:
- the CHST12 gene encoding carbohydrate sulfotransferase 12, producing MTKSRLFCLLVVLGSAFMVLFIIVYWDNVGTANINFHTSFSKSLPTHLTEEIPSSLSATENNGLSDVDMFLDSFLNFDTKNELPSTKEEKSAQRGGSNSFEENVRGYDWSSRTKLEEGFLDQELIQEERKFNLRKFCGNSSFNFPTKDRDFDDIPNKELDHLIVDDRHGIIYCYVPKVACTNWKRVMIVLSESLLDKKGVPYQDPLEIPREDVHNINSHLTFNKFWRRYGKFSRHMMKIKLKKYSKFIFVRDPFVRLISAFRSKFELENEDFYKSFAIPILTRFSNWTNVPTSAGEAFSSGAKPSFSQFIQYLLDPKTEEEKPFNEHWRQVYRLCHPCQIDYDFIGKLETLDEDAAQLLRQLNIDSLFPFPPSYRNKTASSWEDDWFSKIPLEWRQKLYKLYEPDFVLFGYPKPDNILKV from the coding sequence ATGACCAAGTCACGTCTCTTCTGTTTGCTGGTGGTCCTCGGCTCTGCTTTTATGGTCCTTTTTATCATCGTTTACTGGGACAATGTTGGGACAGCAAATATTAATTTCCATACGTCCTTCTCCAAGTCTCTTCCAACTCATCTAACTGAGGAGATCCCTTCTTCTCTCTCAGCTACAGAAAACAATGGTCTTTCGGACGTGGACATGTTTTTAGATAGTTTTCTTAACTTTGATACAAAAAATGAGTTGCCAAGCACAAAAGAGGAAAAATCGGCCCAAAGAGGAGGATCAAATAGTTTTGAAGAAAATGTGCGAGGCTACGACTGGTCCTCCAGAACCAAGCTAGAGGAAGGCTTTTTAGATCAGGAGTTAATACAGGAGGAAAGAAAATTTAACTTACGCAAATTCTGTGGTAATTCCAGTTTTAATTTTCCAACCAAGGACCGGGATTTTGATGACATTCCAAACAAGGAGCTGGATCACCTTATAGTTGACGATCGGCACGGGATTATTTATTGCTATGTGCCGAAAGTGGCTTGCACCAATTGGAAACGAGTTATGATTGTCTTGAGCGAGAGTCTTTTAGACAAAAAAGGAGTCCCATATCAGGACCCTCTGGAGATCCCCCGCGAGGATGTCCACAATATAAATAGTCATCTGACATTTAACAAGTTCTGGAGAAGATACGGAAAGTTCTCCAGACACATGATGAAGATTAAgttaaaaaagtacagtaaattcaTATTTGTCCGCGATCCTTTTGTGCGTCTTATTTCTGCCTTCCGCAGTAAGTTCGAGCTGGAGAATGAGGACTTCTATAAGAGTTTTGCTATACCCATATTAACTCGCTTCTCCAACTGGACTAACGTTCCCACATCTGCAGGAGAAGCATTCTCTTCTGGGGCCAAGCCGTCCTTTTCTCAGTTTATACAGTACCTTTTGGATCCCAAGACTGAAGAAGAGAAACCTTTCAATGAGCATTGGCGCCAGGTGTATCGTCTTTGCCACCCATGCCAGATCGATTATGACTTTATAGGGAAGTTGGAGACTCTTGACGAGGATGCAGCTCAGCTTCTAAGACAATTAAACATAGATTCCCTCTTTCCGTTTCCTCCCAGTTACAGGAACAAGACTGCAAGCAGCTGGGAGGACGACTGGTTTTCCAAGATACCTTTAGAATGGAGGCAAAAACTCTACAAATTATATGAGCCTGATTTCGTTCTTTTTGGATACCCTAAGCCCGATAACATCTTAAAAGTTTGA